The following proteins come from a genomic window of Thermoleophilia bacterium:
- a CDS encoding ABC transporter permease has translation MSIARIAAIYRKDIRDALRDSRLLMALLMPLLLGVLYSFMFQDDARLTATLGVVAAAPSELPAAIVAATDQALALSVDTIADEATLNAQIADKEIDAGFVIPAGFDADLTAGRSPTLKVVLPASPSYGGDYVAAIVDRVTEAMAGRQPSVSIERVAVPQKSGSTEAAVASLGVRRVFVLVALILMLSMIAAYALPATITEETEKRTLQALTLVASHAEVIVAKALFGLTYCVFAVPLMLVVTRSAPSDPVAFVAAFVVSAVVLVGLGLLLGGAFKTQAQLNTWSGLVILPLLAPSITIGLSTPPVVNAVLFVLPTSQTMRLGINAFAGEAIFARTWLSYVILLAWAALAYGLVWWRLRRQEAA, from the coding sequence GTGAGTATCGCGCGCATCGCCGCGATCTATCGCAAGGACATCCGCGACGCCTTGCGCGACTCACGCTTGCTGATGGCGCTCCTGATGCCGCTTCTGCTCGGCGTGCTCTACAGCTTCATGTTTCAGGACGACGCGCGACTCACGGCGACGCTCGGCGTGGTTGCCGCCGCGCCCTCGGAGTTGCCGGCGGCGATTGTCGCGGCGACGGATCAGGCGCTGGCGTTGAGCGTCGACACCATTGCCGACGAGGCGACGCTCAACGCGCAGATCGCCGATAAGGAGATCGACGCGGGGTTCGTGATCCCCGCCGGCTTCGACGCCGATCTCACGGCCGGCCGCTCGCCGACCCTGAAGGTCGTTCTCCCCGCGTCGCCGTCGTACGGCGGTGACTACGTCGCCGCCATCGTCGATCGCGTGACCGAGGCGATGGCCGGCCGGCAGCCGTCGGTGAGCATCGAGCGTGTCGCCGTGCCGCAGAAGTCGGGGAGCACCGAGGCCGCCGTCGCGAGTCTTGGAGTGCGGCGTGTCTTTGTGCTGGTCGCGCTCATCTTGATGCTGAGCATGATCGCCGCCTATGCTCTGCCCGCCACCATCACGGAGGAGACCGAGAAGCGTACGCTGCAGGCGCTCACGCTGGTTGCCTCGCACGCCGAGGTGATCGTCGCCAAGGCCCTTTTCGGTCTGACGTACTGCGTGTTCGCGGTGCCGCTGATGCTCGTGGTGACCAGGTCGGCGCCGAGCGATCCGGTCGCCTTCGTCGCCGCATTCGTCGTGAGTGCCGTGGTGCTCGTCGGCCTCGGCCTCTTGCTCGGCGGCGCGTTCAAGACTCAGGCGCAGCTCAACACGTGGAGCGGCCTCGTGATTCTGCCGCTGCTCGCGCCGTCGATCACTATCGGGCTGTCGACGCCGCCGGTCGTCAACGCCGTTCTCTTCGTTCTTCCGACGTCGCAGACGATGCGCCTCGGCATCAACGCGTTCGCCGGCGAGGCGATCTTCGCACGCACATGGCTCTCGTACGTCATCCTGCTCGCGTGGGCGGCGCTTGCGTATGGCCTTGTGTGGTGGCGGTTGCGCCGGCAAGAGGCGGCGTAG
- a CDS encoding DUF5684 domain-containing protein, which produces MNEYQYQYQYDGVSTTFMLVYMVVALALAIVAVAGLWKMYAKAGRPGWAAIVPFYNIWVWVDIVGRPKWYFWVILASALLSWIPILGWLLSLGAFVLFIILSIDMAKAFGKGVGTGIGLAFLTFIFAPILGFGSAQYLGGTTSYGASGGMDGGMGGPGGWAATTGPTGTPPAPPSWGTPAPGGPAPSAPAPGPSGTPTWIQPESSGSLDWSSATALPPNPAPSGQQMSAPSGPVVRTATGVASGMPAMRPPAPATQPPAPSVGGEPATPSARPATMSPQPSVPQPRPAASQPAPPQPQQAAPQPQTQPAPPQPQPQTQPAPSQPQPPVAQPAPQPAAQPQSAPAQQQEFPGTPMPEASPAPAMPSPPSAPYTLAPPAMPVPPLGTQPPSGK; this is translated from the coding sequence ATGAACGAGTATCAGTACCAGTATCAATACGATGGCGTATCGACGACCTTCATGCTTGTCTACATGGTGGTGGCCCTTGCGCTGGCGATTGTGGCCGTCGCCGGCCTGTGGAAGATGTACGCCAAGGCCGGCAGGCCAGGATGGGCAGCGATCGTGCCCTTCTACAACATCTGGGTGTGGGTCGACATAGTCGGTCGACCGAAGTGGTACTTCTGGGTGATCCTCGCCAGCGCTCTTCTCTCTTGGATTCCGATTCTGGGGTGGCTTCTCTCGCTGGGCGCCTTCGTGCTCTTCATCATCCTGAGCATCGACATGGCGAAGGCATTCGGGAAGGGCGTGGGCACCGGCATCGGCCTGGCCTTCCTGACGTTCATCTTCGCGCCGATCCTCGGCTTCGGTAGCGCGCAGTATCTGGGCGGTACGACGTCGTACGGCGCATCCGGTGGCATGGACGGCGGCATGGGTGGCCCGGGCGGTTGGGCGGCCACGACGGGGCCGACCGGGACGCCGCCGGCGCCGCCGAGCTGGGGCACGCCGGCCCCGGGTGGCCCTGCTCCGAGCGCCCCGGCCCCAGGTCCGTCTGGTACCCCCACGTGGATTCAACCCGAGTCGTCTGGGAGCCTTGACTGGTCGTCGGCGACGGCGCTGCCGCCGAACCCGGCGCCGTCGGGCCAGCAGATGTCGGCTCCGAGCGGCCCCGTCGTGCGCACGGCCACAGGTGTCGCCTCCGGGATGCCCGCCATGCGGCCACCGGCCCCCGCGACGCAACCGCCGGCGCCGTCTGTCGGAGGAGAGCCGGCCACGCCTAGCGCCCGGCCGGCGACCATGAGTCCGCAACCCTCCGTCCCGCAGCCTCGGCCTGCCGCATCGCAACCGGCTCCGCCGCAGCCGCAGCAAGCCGCGCCGCAACCGCAGACGCAACCGGCTCCGCCGCAGCCGCAGCCACAGACGCAACCGGCTCCGTCGCAGCCCCAGCCACCTGTGGCGCAACCGGCTCCGCAACCGGCCGCGCAGCCTCAATCGGCGCCGGCGCAGCAGCAGGAGTTCCCCGGTACGCCGATGCCGGAGGCTTCGCCCGCGCCGGCGATGCCGTCGCCGCCCTCAGCGCCGTACACCTTGGCGCCGCCGGCGATGCCGGTGCCCCCGCTGGGCACGCAGCCACCGAGCGGCAAGTAG
- a CDS encoding type II toxin-antitoxin system prevent-host-death family antitoxin produces the protein MESVTVAELKAKLSYYLREVRAGKSFTVTSHDVPVAVLGPHGSAPFDPLEVVEPTEDPATWGEVAASLPPIGHEVDVVALLREDRHDRDNRLAETISAGRDKGHCSAPDGAAVPRGRADEPGSNRQGVARRAKLGDGGAA, from the coding sequence ATGGAAAGCGTGACGGTCGCGGAACTCAAAGCCAAGCTCAGCTACTACCTGCGCGAGGTGCGCGCCGGAAAGTCGTTCACGGTCACAAGCCACGACGTGCCGGTCGCCGTGCTCGGCCCACACGGCTCGGCGCCGTTCGATCCGCTTGAGGTGGTCGAGCCCACAGAGGATCCTGCCACGTGGGGCGAGGTTGCGGCTTCGCTGCCTCCCATTGGCCACGAGGTCGACGTCGTGGCGTTGCTGCGTGAGGATCGTCACGATCGCGATAACCGTCTGGCAGAGACCATCTCCGCCGGTCGCGACAAAGGCCATTGCAGCGCTCCAGACGGGGCTGCGGTGCCTCGTGGTCGTGCAGACGAACCCGGGAGCAATCGTCAGGGCGTTGCCAGGAGAGCGAAGTTGGGCGATGGCGGCGCGGCGTAG
- a CDS encoding flavodoxin domain-containing protein, with product MAFAPTQSGTATILVAYASRYGSTREVAEAVADTLREQGAAVDVAPAKDATVFAGHGGVVLATPFYIGSMLKDAAHFLERNRAALEHLPVAVLTCGPISAEEDMTAAHQQLDEALAKLEWLHPVAAEIFVGKYDPHHLRMTDKVIAALPASPLHGVETHDDRDWAAIRAWAATLPDAMHLAA from the coding sequence ATGGCATTCGCACCGACTCAGTCCGGAACGGCCACCATCCTGGTCGCCTACGCCAGTCGCTACGGCTCCACCCGTGAGGTCGCGGAAGCCGTGGCCGACACGCTGCGCGAACAGGGCGCCGCGGTCGATGTAGCGCCGGCCAAGGACGCCACCGTCTTCGCCGGCCACGGCGGCGTCGTCCTCGCCACGCCCTTCTACATCGGCTCGATGCTCAAGGATGCGGCGCACTTCCTCGAGCGTAACCGCGCCGCGCTCGAGCACCTCCCCGTCGCCGTGCTCACGTGCGGCCCAATCAGCGCCGAGGAGGACATGACGGCGGCACACCAGCAGCTCGACGAGGCGCTCGCGAAGCTCGAATGGCTGCACCCCGTCGCCGCCGAGATCTTCGTCGGCAAGTACGACCCTCACCATCTACGAATGACGGACAAGGTGATCGCGGCACTCCCGGCGAGTCCACTCCATGGAGTCGAGACGCACGACGACCGCGACTGGGCGGCGATTCGGGCGTGGGCGGCGACGCTGCCCGACGCCATGCACCTCGCCGCCTAG
- a CDS encoding ABC transporter ATP-binding protein, with product MAVATGAAEARAPMTEAAIEIRGLRKQYGRITALDDLNVTLPRAAVGLLGANGAGKTTLLRVLLGLTPPTRGSAHVLGRDTRTQSIQIRERVGFMPESDVLPSSTTAADFVGHMAQLSGLPARAARQRAADVLYQVGLDEERYRLIQGLSTGMKQRVKLAQAIVHDPDIVFLDEPTIGMDPQGRDDMLALIDRIYRGLGIAVVVSSHLLEDIERVCDYVMIIDAGKLVLAQPIGHKGTEPGDLRVRVTGNPDVFIQHLAAAGVQAAHAGLHEMTTSDELIVRLADERVYDIVRDTAADLGMGLRSLRTTARSLEDIYLGQVHATTGEYLEPNQTTEGPQHGA from the coding sequence GTGGCAGTGGCGACCGGCGCCGCAGAGGCGCGCGCACCCATGACTGAGGCGGCAATCGAGATCCGCGGTCTGCGCAAGCAGTACGGCCGCATCACCGCGCTCGACGACCTGAACGTGACACTGCCCCGAGCCGCCGTAGGCCTGCTCGGGGCCAACGGCGCCGGCAAGACCACCCTGCTGCGCGTGCTGCTCGGGCTCACGCCGCCCACGCGCGGCAGCGCCCACGTGCTCGGTCGCGACACGCGCACGCAGAGCATCCAGATCCGCGAACGGGTCGGGTTCATGCCGGAGTCGGACGTCCTGCCCTCATCGACTACCGCCGCCGACTTCGTCGGTCACATGGCGCAGCTGAGCGGGCTGCCGGCGCGCGCCGCCAGGCAACGGGCCGCCGACGTGCTCTACCAGGTCGGGCTCGACGAAGAGCGCTACCGGCTCATCCAAGGCCTCTCCACCGGCATGAAGCAGCGCGTCAAGCTCGCACAGGCGATCGTCCACGACCCCGATATCGTCTTCCTCGACGAACCAACGATCGGCATGGACCCGCAGGGTCGCGACGACATGCTCGCGCTCATCGATCGCATCTACCGCGGCCTCGGCATCGCCGTCGTCGTCTCGTCGCATCTCCTCGAGGACATCGAACGCGTCTGCGACTACGTGATGATCATCGACGCCGGCAAGCTCGTCCTCGCGCAGCCAATCGGTCACAAAGGCACGGAACCTGGCGACTTGCGCGTGCGCGTGACGGGGAACCCGGACGTGTTCATCCAGCACCTGGCGGCGGCCGGCGTGCAGGCGGCCCACGCGGGCCTGCACGAGATGACGACCAGCGACGAGCTGATCGTGCGCCTCGCCGACGAGCGCGTCTACGACATCGTGCGTGACACGGCGGCCGATCTCGGCATGGGACTCCGCTCCCTGCGCACCACCGCGCGGTCCCTCGAAGACATCTACCTCGGCCAAGTGCACGCGACCACCGGCGAGTATCTGGAGCCGAATCAGACGACGGAAGGGCCGCAGCATGGCGCCTGA
- a CDS encoding ABC transporter ATP-binding protein has translation MNEGHSTQDAPALPGLAAGVQPTILLLGVSKWFGDIVAVSDVSFGVAAGATGLLGPNGAGKSTLLKMMAGLLKPSSGTVRINDHATRGKNTVYHQFGLVHESETVYPFLTGREFVRLNATLQGMRDVDRSTAWALDLVEMGGAADRKIGGYSKGMRQRIKVAGALVHNPEVLLMDEPLSGMDPAQRAHMIDLIRELGETKTVVVSSHVLAEVERFAANILVIINGKLAAAGDYRVIRDKMDEHDHTIRIRTDKARTLAAYLVYQPATRSVKVAGEDLILAETSDARAFAAALPALAKHANARILEVQPTDESLQSVFAYLVRR, from the coding sequence GTGAACGAGGGGCACAGCACACAGGACGCGCCAGCGCTGCCGGGCCTTGCGGCCGGCGTACAGCCGACAATCCTCTTGCTCGGCGTGTCGAAGTGGTTCGGCGACATCGTCGCCGTCTCGGACGTCTCGTTTGGCGTCGCCGCCGGCGCCACGGGCCTGCTCGGGCCGAATGGCGCCGGCAAGTCCACCCTCCTCAAGATGATGGCCGGCCTCCTCAAGCCGTCGAGCGGCACAGTCCGCATCAACGACCATGCCACGCGCGGCAAGAACACCGTCTACCACCAGTTCGGTCTGGTCCACGAATCCGAGACGGTCTACCCCTTCCTCACCGGGCGCGAGTTCGTACGCCTCAACGCCACCCTACAGGGGATGCGCGACGTGGACCGCTCGACGGCCTGGGCGCTCGACCTGGTCGAGATGGGCGGCGCCGCCGATCGTAAGATCGGCGGCTATTCCAAGGGCATGCGCCAGCGCATCAAAGTGGCGGGAGCGCTCGTGCACAACCCCGAAGTGCTGCTCATGGACGAACCGTTGAGCGGCATGGATCCGGCTCAGCGAGCGCACATGATCGATCTCATCCGCGAACTCGGCGAGACGAAGACCGTCGTCGTATCGTCGCACGTGCTCGCCGAGGTCGAGCGTTTCGCCGCCAACATCCTCGTGATCATCAACGGCAAGCTCGCGGCGGCCGGCGACTACCGCGTGATCCGCGACAAGATGGATGAGCACGACCACACCATCCGCATTCGCACCGACAAGGCAAGGACGCTGGCGGCGTACCTCGTGTATCAGCCGGCGACCCGCTCCGTGAAGGTCGCCGGCGAGGACCTCATCCTGGCGGAGACGAGCGACGCGCGAGCTTTCGCGGCCGCACTGCCCGCGCTCGCCAAACACGCCAACGCTCGGATCCTCGAAGTGCAACCCACGGATGAGTCGCTGCAATCGGTGTTTGCCTATCTGGTGCGGCGATGA
- a CDS encoding Arc family DNA binding domain-containing protein has translation MAQRKQYLLRVDPGVWAEIEHWAADDLRSVNAQVEWILRDALRRHARDTGTRRRRAGDHGEES, from the coding sequence GTGGCGCAGCGCAAACAGTACCTGTTGCGCGTCGACCCAGGTGTCTGGGCCGAGATCGAGCACTGGGCAGCCGACGACTTGCGCAGTGTCAACGCTCAGGTAGAGTGGATTCTGAGGGACGCGCTGCGTCGGCACGCCCGTGACACGGGTACGCGCCGCCGCCGGGCGGGCGATCATGGCGAGGAGAGCTGA
- a CDS encoding SPFH domain-containing protein: MSGWVMLPITILLYVGGVALMIWHIYALAAPAAGATSSWWVLAAGILALFLGILASPGFFTLQPNEARVLILFGDYKGTARAVGFHWGNPFFSNGPATQSTGQSVWTQSRNKKEGEQAQAQPKKLKRYKISLRARTLNGDKLKVNDKRGNPVDIAAVVVWRVQDTVKAVFDVDDFEEYVATQSETAVRHLATAYPYDSGESPEGREDEITLRGNVDEVSEALRAELGVRLAQAGVIVEQARLTHLAYSPEIAQAMLRRQQAEAVIAARRKIVMGATSMVEMALNDLSDKHVVEFDEERKAAMISNLMVVLCGETQVTPVVNTGTLYQ; encoded by the coding sequence ATGAGCGGCTGGGTCATGCTGCCGATCACCATCTTGCTCTACGTCGGCGGTGTGGCGCTCATGATCTGGCACATCTACGCCCTCGCCGCGCCTGCCGCCGGCGCGACATCCAGTTGGTGGGTGCTCGCGGCAGGAATTCTCGCGCTCTTCCTCGGCATCCTCGCCTCTCCGGGCTTCTTCACGCTGCAGCCCAACGAAGCGCGCGTCCTGATCCTCTTCGGCGACTACAAGGGCACGGCGCGCGCGGTCGGTTTTCATTGGGGCAATCCCTTCTTCAGCAACGGGCCGGCGACGCAGTCCACCGGCCAGTCAGTCTGGACGCAGTCGCGCAACAAGAAGGAAGGCGAACAGGCGCAGGCGCAGCCCAAGAAGCTCAAGCGTTACAAGATTTCGCTGCGGGCTCGTACGCTGAACGGCGACAAGCTGAAGGTCAACGATAAGCGCGGCAATCCGGTCGACATCGCCGCCGTGGTCGTTTGGCGCGTGCAAGACACTGTCAAGGCAGTCTTTGACGTTGACGACTTCGAGGAGTATGTGGCGACGCAGAGCGAGACTGCGGTTCGTCATCTCGCTACGGCCTATCCCTACGATTCGGGTGAGTCACCGGAGGGTCGGGAGGACGAGATCACCCTGCGGGGCAACGTCGACGAGGTCTCTGAGGCGCTGCGAGCTGAGCTCGGGGTGCGCCTGGCTCAGGCGGGCGTGATTGTCGAGCAGGCCCGCCTCACACATCTCGCCTACTCGCCCGAGATAGCTCAGGCGATGCTCCGCCGGCAGCAGGCCGAGGCTGTCATCGCCGCTCGTCGCAAGATCGTCATGGGCGCCACGAGCATGGTGGAGATGGCGCTCAACGACCTCAGCGACAAGCATGTCGTCGAGTTCGACGAGGAGCGCAAGGCGGCGATGATCAGCAATCTCATGGTCGTGCTCTGCGGCGAGACTCAGGTGACTCCTGTCGTCAATACCGGCACGCTGTATCAGTGA
- a CDS encoding type II toxin-antitoxin system VapC family toxin, whose protein sequence is MTVYVDSSVLLRFVLGQPDTLEPRLEGEERVASRLVETECLRGIAALLHRGELGDEEAAERRVAVHAYVRRLRRVSVSDAVLRRAGDASPLPLKTLDAIHIATALLWRDYRDPELVFATHDHQQARVALALGFEVIGV, encoded by the coding sequence GTGACCGTCTACGTCGACTCTTCCGTGCTGCTGCGGTTCGTCCTGGGCCAGCCGGACACACTTGAACCTCGGCTGGAGGGCGAGGAACGGGTGGCGTCGCGCCTAGTTGAGACGGAGTGTCTGCGAGGTATCGCCGCATTGCTCCATCGCGGCGAGCTCGGTGACGAGGAGGCTGCGGAGAGGCGTGTCGCCGTACACGCGTACGTGCGCCGGCTCCGACGCGTGTCCGTTTCGGACGCTGTTCTTCGTCGCGCGGGAGATGCGTCGCCGCTTCCTCTGAAGACGCTTGACGCCATACACATCGCTACGGCGCTTCTCTGGCGCGACTACCGCGATCCGGAGTTGGTGTTCGCGACGCACGATCATCAGCAGGCGCGAGTTGCGCTGGCGCTGGGGTTCGAGGTCATCGGTGTATGA
- the thrS gene encoding threonine--tRNA ligase has protein sequence MTLRVSLPDGTPLELADGASARDAAAAIGPRLAKAAIAARVTPAGAGGGGAAGAADAARLVDLSAPLHEGDQLAVVTLTSDDPDALDVLRHSVSHLMSQAITRLFPGAKYAIGPTIENGFYYDFELPQPLTDADFVAIEKEMARIVSQNLTVTRYELPVDEALAVFGAGETGTVASGLPAGLDQPYKVELIEDLVAAAEAEGAAVPTISVYTQGDFVDLCRGPHLPSTGRIGKGTFKLTSLAGAYWRGSEKNQMLTRVYGTAFATKEALEAHLAALELARQRDHRRIGRDLDLFSFHEEGPGFPFFHPKGMRIWNAILDYWRGEHVKAGYEEIRTPQILRRELWERSGHWENYKNNMYFTEIDEQPFAVKPMNCPGGLLVYKSRRRSYRDLPLRMAELGQVHRHEMSGVLHGLFRVRYFTQDDAHIYCTPEQLEDEVRGVVRFMHHIYAAFGFDDVKVELSTRPEKSIGSDEMWATAEGVLTRVLDAERTPDGAPLPYQLNPGDGAFYGPKIDFHIRDVMGRTWQCGTIQVDFAMPERLDITYTGADNEEHRPVMVHRALLGSIERFMGILLEHYGGNLPTWLAPVQALIIPIADRHAEYGHEVAAALAEAGLRVEVDDRPESMGKRIRDGQLQKVPYLLVVGDKEAETREVAVRERGEQKGSVPLADVVAQIATEVRERRLPAKA, from the coding sequence ATGACCCTTCGCGTTTCCCTCCCGGACGGAACTCCACTCGAGCTCGCCGACGGCGCTTCGGCGCGCGACGCGGCGGCGGCGATCGGGCCGCGACTGGCGAAAGCCGCGATCGCGGCGCGTGTCACGCCGGCCGGGGCGGGGGGCGGGGGAGCGGCGGGGGCCGCCGATGCCGCCCGCCTCGTCGATCTCTCGGCGCCGCTGCACGAGGGCGACCAGCTCGCCGTCGTGACCCTGACGAGCGACGATCCGGACGCGCTCGACGTGCTGCGCCACTCCGTGTCGCACCTCATGTCGCAGGCGATCACCCGGCTTTTCCCGGGCGCCAAGTACGCGATCGGCCCGACCATCGAGAACGGCTTCTACTACGACTTCGAACTGCCGCAGCCGCTCACGGACGCCGACTTCGTCGCGATCGAGAAGGAGATGGCGCGCATCGTGAGCCAGAACCTGACCGTCACCCGCTACGAACTGCCCGTCGACGAGGCGCTAGCGGTGTTTGGGGCCGGCGAGACCGGCACGGTCGCCTCCGGTCTGCCCGCCGGGCTCGACCAGCCGTACAAGGTCGAGCTCATCGAGGATCTCGTTGCCGCCGCCGAGGCGGAGGGGGCGGCGGTTCCCACCATCAGCGTCTATACCCAGGGCGACTTCGTCGATCTCTGCCGCGGCCCGCATCTGCCGAGCACGGGCCGCATCGGCAAGGGCACCTTCAAGCTCACCAGTCTAGCGGGCGCCTACTGGCGCGGCAGCGAGAAGAACCAGATGCTCACTCGCGTGTACGGCACCGCCTTCGCGACCAAAGAGGCGCTCGAGGCTCATCTCGCCGCGCTCGAGCTCGCCCGCCAGCGCGATCACCGCCGCATCGGTCGCGACCTCGACCTCTTCAGCTTCCACGAGGAGGGACCGGGCTTCCCGTTCTTTCATCCCAAGGGCATGCGCATCTGGAACGCGATCCTCGACTACTGGCGCGGCGAGCACGTCAAGGCCGGCTACGAGGAGATCCGCACGCCGCAGATCCTGCGTCGCGAGCTCTGGGAGCGCTCGGGCCACTGGGAGAACTACAAGAACAACATGTACTTCACCGAGATCGACGAGCAGCCGTTTGCGGTGAAGCCGATGAACTGCCCCGGCGGCCTGCTGGTCTACAAGAGCCGCCGGCGCTCCTACCGCGACCTGCCACTGCGGATGGCCGAGCTCGGTCAAGTGCATCGTCACGAAATGAGCGGCGTGCTGCACGGCCTCTTCCGCGTGCGCTACTTCACGCAGGACGATGCCCACATCTATTGCACGCCGGAGCAGCTCGAGGACGAGGTCCGCGGCGTCGTGCGCTTCATGCATCACATTTACGCCGCCTTCGGTTTCGACGACGTCAAGGTAGAGCTGAGCACGCGGCCAGAGAAGAGCATCGGTTCGGACGAGATGTGGGCCACCGCGGAAGGCGTGCTCACCCGCGTCCTCGACGCTGAACGCACGCCCGATGGGGCGCCGTTGCCGTATCAGCTCAACCCCGGCGACGGCGCCTTCTACGGCCCCAAGATCGACTTCCACATCCGCGACGTCATGGGCCGCACTTGGCAGTGCGGCACCATTCAAGTCGACTTCGCCATGCCGGAGCGGCTGGATATCACCTACACCGGGGCCGACAACGAAGAGCATCGGCCTGTCATGGTCCATCGCGCCCTGCTGGGCAGCATCGAGCGCTTCATGGGCATCCTGCTCGAGCACTACGGCGGCAACCTGCCGACCTGGCTGGCGCCGGTGCAGGCGCTCATCATCCCGATCGCCGATCGGCATGCGGAGTACGGGCACGAGGTGGCGGCGGCGCTCGCTGAGGCCGGGCTGCGTGTCGAGGTAGACGATCGCCCCGAATCGATGGGTAAGCGCATCCGTGACGGTCAGCTGCAGAAGGTGCCGTATTTGCTCGTCGTCGGCGACAAGGAGGCCGAGACGCGCGAAGTGGCCGTGCGCGAGCGTGGCGAGCAGAAGGGCTCCGTGCCGCTCGCCGACGTCGTGGCGCAGATCGCGACGGAGGTGCGCGAGCGGCGTCTGCCGGCTAAGGCGTGA
- a CDS encoding ABC transporter permease, producing the protein MTPRPRTVHPLPVARLTLRQFVGGKAVRVVVALALLPLVFALIYLLRPEIESPTTFLGEIVYLNLMIPTLMPLTVLVLATGALGHEIEDRTLHYLTLKPISRLQIVLEKFLASFLVSGVLLMIGITLTYAVVMRGDAGSELRLLVAMLVSALVAALAYASIFLLVSLLVSRPLLVALVYSLLWESLLGRFVPGLRYVSIRHFVSSVFVDIADDSRLAVAHATGLWAALATLGIAVVVALALATWRLRTMNLN; encoded by the coding sequence ATGACGCCACGTCCGCGCACCGTACACCCTCTCCCGGTCGCCCGCCTCACGCTGCGTCAGTTCGTCGGCGGCAAAGCCGTGCGCGTCGTCGTCGCGTTGGCGCTCCTGCCGCTCGTTTTCGCCCTCATCTATCTCCTGCGTCCGGAGATCGAGTCGCCGACGACCTTCCTCGGCGAGATCGTCTATCTCAACCTGATGATTCCAACGCTCATGCCGCTGACGGTACTCGTACTCGCCACCGGCGCGCTGGGCCACGAGATCGAGGATCGCACGCTACACTACCTGACACTGAAGCCGATCAGCCGGCTGCAGATCGTGCTCGAGAAGTTCCTCGCCAGCTTCCTCGTGTCCGGCGTGTTGCTCATGATCGGCATCACCCTCACGTACGCGGTCGTGATGCGCGGCGACGCCGGCAGCGAGCTCCGCTTGCTGGTAGCCATGCTCGTCTCCGCCCTCGTCGCGGCACTCGCCTACGCCTCAATCTTCCTGCTCGTGAGTCTGCTCGTTTCGCGCCCTCTGCTCGTGGCACTCGTGTACTCGCTGCTCTGGGAGAGCCTCCTGGGCCGCTTCGTCCCGGGCCTGCGCTACGTGAGCATCCGCCATTTCGTCTCGTCGGTGTTCGTCGACATCGCCGACGACTCACGCCTCGCGGTCGCCCACGCGACGGGACTGTGGGCAGCGCTGGCGACGCTGGGCATCGCCGTCGTCGTTGCCCTCGCCCTGGCGACCTGGCGGTTGCGCACGATGAATCTGAACTAG
- a CDS encoding ABC transporter ATP-binding protein, which produces MTDRRASARDGAIIAVEDLSKTYGDVRAVAGITFTVAEGEILGFLGHNGAGKTTTIRMLTGRARPTGGRAFVAGHDVALHAERVKPLINLVFEEPNLYERQTGRENLQIFVKLYGAPQAKVDELLARVELSEVADRKVKTYSSGMKQRLLVARALVNDPRVLFLDEPTRGLDPSSAREVRAIIREHARKGNTVFLTTHFMEEADDLCDRVAFLSAGQIVALDTPRELKLRYGERAATVLLRDRSEHRLRLDDAGDAQRLAQWMTSGEVLTVHSHEGTLEDVFVSLAGRSL; this is translated from the coding sequence GTGACTGATCGTCGCGCCAGCGCACGCGATGGCGCGATCATCGCCGTTGAGGATCTCTCTAAGACCTACGGCGATGTGCGTGCGGTTGCCGGCATCACCTTCACCGTCGCCGAGGGCGAGATCCTCGGTTTCCTCGGGCACAACGGCGCCGGCAAGACCACCACGATCCGTATGCTGACCGGTCGCGCGCGGCCGACAGGCGGCCGCGCGTTCGTCGCCGGTCACGATGTGGCGCTTCATGCCGAGCGGGTCAAGCCGCTCATCAATCTCGTCTTCGAGGAGCCTAATCTCTACGAGCGCCAGACGGGGCGCGAGAATCTGCAGATCTTCGTCAAGCTCTACGGCGCGCCCCAAGCCAAGGTGGACGAGTTGCTCGCGCGTGTGGAGCTCTCCGAGGTGGCAGACCGCAAGGTGAAGACGTACTCGAGCGGCATGAAGCAGCGGCTGCTCGTAGCGCGCGCTCTCGTCAACGACCCGCGCGTGCTCTTTCTCGACGAGCCCACACGTGGCCTCGACCCGTCGTCCGCGCGTGAGGTGCGCGCGATCATCCGCGAGCACGCGCGCAAAGGCAACACCGTCTTCTTGACGACGCACTTCATGGAAGAGGCGGACGACCTCTGCGATCGAGTGGCCTTTCTCTCCGCTGGGCAGATCGTGGCGCTGGACACGCCGCGTGAGCTCAAGCTGCGCTACGGCGAACGCGCGGCTACTGTGCTGCTGCGTGACCGCAGCGAACATCGTCTGCGCCTCGACGATGCCGGCGATGCGCAACGACTCGCCCAGTGGATGACGTCGGGCGAGGTGCTCACCGTGCACTCGCACGAGGGCACGCTCGAAGATGTCTTCGTGAGTCTGGCGGGGAGGAGCTTGTGA